One Rosa chinensis cultivar Old Blush chromosome 5, RchiOBHm-V2, whole genome shotgun sequence genomic region harbors:
- the LOC112164678 gene encoding uncharacterized protein LOC112164678, with the protein MLTVVNPAEEVVHFMDPLKRRLITGEWKTIVDNSIKIYNAQKTKKGRKIVTWKNCAGIPEKQGDKTCGFWIMHYMKDIVEDKNQEWSAKWDRKGSNMYTQDDIDEVRAEWAQYVAQFQES; encoded by the exons ATGTTAACGGTTGTGAACCCCGCTGAAGAAGTTGTGCATTTCATGGATCCATTGAAGAGACGACTAATTACCGGTGAATGGAAAACTATTGTGGACAA CTCAATCAAAATATACAATGCGCAAAAAACTAAGAAAGGCAGAAAAATAGTTACATGGAAAAATTGTGCG GGCATTCCGGAGAAGCAAGGTGATAAAACCTGTGGATTTTGGATTATGCATTACATGAAGGACATAGTGGAGGACAAGAACCAAGAGTGGAGTGCTAAG TGGGACAGAAAAGGAAGCAACATGTACACACAAGATGATATTGATGAGGTTCGGGCCGAGTGGGCACAATATGTTGCCCAATTTCAAGAAAGCTAG
- the LOC112163913 gene encoding uncharacterized protein LOC112163913 has protein sequence MDKSWMHADRRSRKFQLGLAEFLKFASANASNERKIRCPCLKCCNTDGFSIGVIKDHIFWNGIDESYKNWRWHGEPSTSHMNSRMQGESETVDWEPASGVGENDVDIGGSEDEEIFEDSNEFLKYVEDGDKFLYPGCTKTTKLNGLIQTFNLKAKHGMTDACYSDMLIMIGGLLPEANEVPASLYEAKKTLSQLGMEYEKIHACPNDCILYRQQHVDAIICPTCGVSRWKLGKDKTEKEGIPAKVLWYFPLISRLKRLYQSANTSKNLTWHNHGRKKDGMMRHPADSPTWDLIDKRWPEFGNEPRNLILALSSDGFNPHSSLSSRYSCWPVILVTYNLPSWLCMKRKYTMLTLLISGPKQPGNDIDVYLQPLIDDLKLLWDGVEGVYDALRRDYFKLKAVLLWTINDFPAYGNLSGSIVKGYNACPICVDQTRPHRLKNGKKMSFIRHRRFLPRHHPYRKQYAAFDNTIEEDLAPEPLTGDEVLARVESLNCEFGKKSRPPHGKTKDGVAARLDMVEMGITTDLSPKTGAKRDKLPLATWNLLLNEKKIVCSSFFDMTVPVRFSSNVRSLVSIDDLRLVGLKSHDCHTVMQILLPVALCSVLEKPVRHPEGCIAECYIVEEAVEFCAERMLDDATTAGIPESCKSGVRNATTPLSGATMIYVYGKELHQAHLCVLQNTEDAMPYFTFSKNRKWLKDKQNQTFAEWLKERVSETMRWLAGGPKNEVPTFSGYQVNGVDFNTKERDNVRSVQNSGVFLQADAIQIWELDYYKFRVPIFKCDWVENVRGIKVDELGFTLVNLNRKGHLKDAFVLSTHVKQIFYIQDPLVAQWSVVVRCPDRDYQGAAEDEELEDIEMEQQLFNATMPSIETFDNIVGDEPSSYMRPGDEGIWIEKENGSHG, from the exons ATGGATAAGTCGTGGATGCACGCCGATAGAAGATCACGGAAGTTTCAGCTAGGACTAGCAGAATTTTTAAAGTTTGCCTCAGCGAATGCCAGTAATGAAAGGAAGATACGTTGTCCTTGTTTAAAATGTTGCAACACCGATGGATTTTCCATTGGAGTTATTAAAGACCATATATTCTGGAATGGTATTGATGAGagttataagaattggaggtggcATGGAGAGCCTTCTACGTCTCACATGAATAGTAGAATGCAAGGCGAATCTGAAACTGTAGATTGGGAACCTGCTAGTGGGGTAGGGGAGAATGATGTAGATATAGGAGGAAGTGAGGATGAGGAGATATTTGAAGACTCAAATGAGTTTCTAAAGTATGTGGAGGATGGTGATAAGTTCTTGTACCCTGGTTGTACCAAGACAACCAAGTTGAATGGTTTGATTCAGACATTCAatctgaaagcaaagcatggaaTGACCGATGCATGCTATTCTGACATGCTAATAATGATTGGGGGTTTGCTTCCTGAAGCGAATGAGGTTCCAGCCTCATTGTATGAGGCAAAAAAAACACTTAGTCAATTAGGGATGGAGTACGAAAAGATCCATGCATGTCCTAATGATTGCATCTTGTATAGACAGCAGCATGTAGATGCTATTATATGCCCCACTTGTGGTGTTTCACGGTGGAAATTGGGCAAGGATAAAACAGAGAAAGAAGGGATTCCTGCCAAGGTATTATGGTACTTTCCATTAATCTCGAGGTTGAAACGATTGTACCAATCAGCAAACACATCTAAGAATCTGACTTGGCATAACCATGGCAGAAAAAAAGATGGGATGATGCGACATCCAGCTGATTCCCCAACCTGGGAtttaattgataaaagatgGCCAGAATTTGGGAATGAGCCTAGGAATCTCATACTAGCCCTCTCATCTGATGGCTTTAACCCCCATAGTTCGCTAAGTAGCAGGTACTCTTGTTGGCCTGTTATACTTGTCACATATAATCTTCCCTCTTGGCTGTGTATGAAGAGGAAGTATACGATGTTGACTTTGTTAATATCTGGACCAAAACAACCTGGTAACGATATTGATGTCTATTTGCAGCCCTTAATAGATGACTTGAAATTGTTGTGGGATGGAGTTGAAGGAGTATATGATGCATTAAGAAGGGACTACTTCAAACTGAAAGCGGTACTCCTCTGGACTATTAACGATTTTCCTGCTTATGGGAACTTGTCAGGTAGCATTGTAAAAGGTTACAATGCTTGTCCAATATGCGTTGATCAGACCCGACCACATAGGTTGAAAAATGGTAAGAAAATGTCATTCATAAGGCATCGCCGCTTTCTACCTCGACATCATCCTTATCGAAAACAGTATGCTGCTTTCGACAACACAATAGAAGAGGACCTTGCTCCTGAACCATTAACCGGAGACGAGGTGTTAGCAAGAGTAGAGAGTCTGAATTGTGAATTTGGCAAAAAGTCTCGTCCTCCTCATG GTAAAACAAAGGATGGGGTTGCTGCTCGTTTAGACATGGTTGAAATGGGCATTACGACTGATTTGAGCCCTAAAACTGGTGCCAAAAGGGACAAGTTACCTTTGGCTACTTGGAACTTGCTgctaaatgaaaagaaaattgttTGCAGCTCTTTTTTCGATATGACTGTGCCTGTCCGGTTTTCCTCAAATGTTAGAAGTCTTGTCTCTATAGATGATTTAAGACTTGTTGGTCTTAAATCGCATGATTGTCACACCGTCATGCAAATTCTTCTCCCTGTTGCTTTATGCTCTGTTCTAGAGAAGCCGGTTCG GCATCCTGAGGGGTGCATAGCAGAGTGTTACATTGTCGAAGAGGCTGTTGAGTTTTGTGCTGAACGTATGCTTGATGATGCTACTACTGCTGGAATTCCAGAAAGTTGCAAATCAGGAGTCCGTAATGCGACAACACCATTATCAGGCGCTACCATGATATATGTTTATGGAAAGGAGCTGCATCAAGCACATCTTTGTGTCTTACAAAATACGGAGGATGCGATGCCCTATTTTAC GTTCTCGAAAAACCGAAAGTGGCTGAAGGATAAACAGAACCAAACATTTGCTGAGTGGTTAAAGGAGAGG GTTTCAGAAACAATGAGGTGGCTGGCAGGTGGACCAAAGAATGAAGTGCCGACATTTAGTGGATACCAGGTTAATGGAGTTGATTTCAACACCAAGGAGCGGGATAATGTTCGTTCAGTTCAAAACAGTGGAGTGTTTTTGCAAGCTGATGCAAT ACAAATCTGGGAGTTGGACTACTATAAGTTTAGGGTTCCGATATTCAAATGTGATTGGGTTGAGAATGTTAGGGGCATCAAAGTAGATGAACTTGGGTTTACTTTGGTAAATCTAAATAGAAAAGGGCACTTGAAGGATGCTTTTGTCTTGAGTACACATGTAAAGCAAATTTTTTACATACAAGACCCTCTTGTTGCTCAATGGTCAGTAGTCGTACGGTGCCCAGATAGAGACTACCAAGGGGCTGCTGAAGATGAGGAGCTAGAGGATATTGAAATGGAGCAGCAGCTATTTAATGCCACAATGCCATCCATTGAGACTTTTGATAACATTGTTGGTGATGAACCTAGCAGTTATATGCGACCTGGAGATGAAGGAATATGGATTGAGAAGGAAAACGGTTCACATGGCTAA